A part of Nitrososphaerota archaeon genomic DNA contains:
- a CDS encoding amidohydrolase family protein → MRIIDSHGHYMALPYFRKTIEEELIVIMDGLKIDMLVLTPFEGLYKNSKEDHDRIYNAYKKFPNRFIPFATANPYNGMEALKEIERTFKMMNFKGLKLHPIVQAFSPINPIVYPFIEKAIEYNVPILFHTGDPVYGMPFQLCELAREYQKATFIMGHMGLGEYWYDAIRSAKKTDNIYLDTTGCRYKIAIEKAIKEIGADRILYGSDMPFLSTELELKKVLSLNISNKELELILYENAAKIFKIKI, encoded by the coding sequence ATGCGTATAATAGATTCTCATGGTCATTATATGGCACTTCCATATTTTAGGAAGACTATAGAAGAAGAATTAATTGTTATTATGGACGGTCTTAAAATAGATATGCTTGTTTTAACACCTTTCGAGGGTTTATATAAAAATTCTAAGGAAGATCATGATAGAATTTATAATGCTTATAAAAAATTTCCAAATAGATTTATTCCATTTGCAACAGCGAATCCATATAATGGAATGGAAGCTTTAAAAGAAATTGAAAGAACTTTTAAAATGATGAATTTTAAAGGATTAAAGCTTCATCCAATTGTTCAAGCTTTTTCTCCGATTAATCCGATAGTTTATCCATTTATAGAGAAAGCAATAGAATATAATGTCCCAATATTGTTTCATACAGGTGATCCAGTTTATGGTATGCCATTTCAATTATGTGAATTAGCTAGAGAATATCAAAAAGCTACATTTATTATGGGACATATGGGGCTTGGAGAATATTGGTATGATGCAATAAGATCTGCTAAGAAAACAGATAATATATATTTAGATACTACTGGATGTAGATATAAAATAGCTATTGAAAAAGCTATTAAAGAAATTGGAGCTGATAGGATATTATATGGTTCAGATATGCCCTTTTTATCAACAGAATTAGAATTAAAAAAGGTTCTATCGCTTAATATTTCTAATAAAGAATTGGAATTGATTCTTTATGAAAATGCTGCTAAAATATTTAAAATAAAAATTTAA
- a CDS encoding 2-hydroxyacid dehydrogenase — MIGKIKVLICIEKDSLAYEYLSKYKDNLFDLIAFDRNINLKNQVSDIDVLIPISQKVDEEVLINAHKLTLIQQFGVGLETIDINAASRNGIYVAIASVNSTSVAELALMFMLMLSRKYKIAQECFKERKWFSPMGNELSGKTLLIIGLGNIGKSLAKMAKGLDMYVIGIKRKIEKVEYVDEVYTNEKLQELLPRADYIVVSLPLTEETRNFISLEHFSIMKRTAYFINISRGAIVDKDALEKALKEGWIAGAALDVFWEEPANPKEEIYNLLNVLTTPHVGGLTQEAYERTIKTIVENIRLISQGKVPKYVVNLEEVKKFKK; from the coding sequence ATGATTGGAAAAATTAAAGTTTTAATATGTATTGAAAAAGACAGTTTAGCATATGAGTATTTGTCTAAATATAAAGATAACTTATTCGATCTTATAGCATTTGATAGAAATATTAATTTAAAAAATCAAGTAAGCGATATTGATGTATTAATTCCGATTTCTCAAAAAGTTGATGAAGAAGTTTTAATAAATGCTCATAAACTTACTCTTATACAACAATTTGGAGTTGGACTTGAAACAATAGATATAAATGCTGCTTCACGAAATGGAATATATGTTGCAATTGCTTCTGTAAATAGTACTTCTGTAGCTGAATTAGCATTAATGTTTATGCTTATGCTTTCAAGAAAATATAAAATTGCTCAAGAATGTTTTAAAGAAAGGAAATGGTTTAGCCCGATGGGTAATGAATTATCTGGAAAAACATTGCTTATAATTGGTTTAGGAAATATAGGAAAATCATTAGCAAAAATGGCTAAAGGATTAGATATGTATGTTATAGGAATTAAAAGAAAAATTGAAAAAGTAGAATACGTCGATGAAGTTTATACAAATGAAAAACTTCAAGAATTGTTACCTAGAGCAGATTATATAGTTGTTTCTTTACCATTAACAGAAGAAACAAGAAACTTTATTTCTTTAGAACATTTTTCAATAATGAAGAGAACAGCATATTTTATAAATATTTCACGTGGAGCAATAGTTGATAAAGATGCTCTTGAGAAAGCATTAAAAGAAGGGTGGATTGCTGGTGCTGCATTAGATGTTTTTTGGGAAGAACCAGCCAATCCTAAGGAAGAAATTTACAATCTTCTTAATGTTCTAACAACACCACATGTAGGAGGGTTAACACAAGAAGCTTATGAAAGAACTATAAAAACTATCGTTGAAAATATTAGATTAATATCACAAGGAAAAGTACCTAAATATGTAGTTAATTTAGAAGAAGTAAAAAAATTTAAGAAGTAA
- a CDS encoding SIS domain-containing protein, which translates to MDIIDKYFEKVCETLEKIRNNEKENIEKAAEAISKAIIENKMIHVFGTGGHSNIAAEEMFYRSGGLVPINSILDPGVNLAFGAIRSTLVERTPGYAQSILKNYDLKEGDIMIVANQYGINSATIDTALEAKKLGLIVIAITSPEFSKKVPLDHPARHPSKKNLFEIADIVINGYMPFGDAVLEIEGIKQKVAPVSTIINAFIVNSIVARTVEKLVEKGIEPPIWTSGNIPGGDEANKKWIEKYKRRIKHL; encoded by the coding sequence ATGGACATTATAGATAAATATTTTGAAAAAGTATGTGAAACATTAGAAAAGATAAGGAATAATGAGAAAGAAAATATTGAAAAAGCAGCTGAAGCTATTTCTAAAGCAATCATTGAAAATAAAATGATTCATGTTTTTGGAACTGGTGGGCATTCTAATATTGCTGCTGAAGAAATGTTCTATAGGTCAGGTGGTTTAGTTCCAATAAATTCAATATTAGACCCAGGAGTTAATTTAGCATTTGGAGCTATAAGATCAACATTAGTTGAAAGAACTCCAGGATATGCTCAATCAATATTAAAAAATTATGATTTAAAAGAAGGAGATATAATGATTGTTGCAAATCAATATGGAATTAATAGTGCTACTATAGATACTGCTTTAGAAGCTAAAAAGCTTGGTTTAATAGTTATCGCAATAACTTCTCCTGAATTTTCTAAGAAAGTTCCATTGGATCATCCTGCAAGACATCCAAGTAAGAAAAATTTATTTGAAATTGCAGATATCGTAATAAATGGTTACATGCCGTTTGGAGATGCAGTATTAGAAATAGAAGGGATAAAACAGAAAGTTGCACCAGTATCGACTATTATAAATGCATTCATAGTAAATTCTATAGTTGCAAGAACAGTAGAAAAATTAGTTGAAAAAGGAATAGAACCACCAATATGGACTAGTGGAAACATTCCTGGAGGAGATGAAGCAAATAAGAAATGGATTGAAAAATATAAAAGAAGAATAAAACATCTTTAA
- a CDS encoding carbohydrate ABC transporter permease — translation MESEKVVNILIYFLLIVLSILICVPLFYLIRLSTIKTYIVAITDYFAPINLWNYITLVSGGFFLRWMLNSIIISTSVTILNVLIVSAAGYALSQKPPFSNNLFALTLLSMSIPGFIRLVPLYILFAKMNLTNTYFGIIFAMLGTPFSVFLMRQFFISIPIDYRESALLDGCSEWNVITKIYLPIAKPALIVVALTEFINSWNEFTIPLVMVSTSEMATVPLGIATYITGLMGVDWGIASAASVIGSLPTIILFIMLSEHYMRGLVTLALKR, via the coding sequence ATGGAAAGTGAAAAAGTAGTAAATATTTTAATTTATTTTTTACTTATCGTTTTATCTATATTGATATGCGTCCCACTTTTTTATTTAATTCGATTATCCACTATAAAAACTTATATCGTAGCTATTACTGATTATTTTGCACCAATAAATCTTTGGAATTATATTACATTAGTTAGTGGGGGATTTTTTTTAAGATGGATGTTAAATAGTATTATAATATCCACTTCTGTAACAATATTAAATGTATTAATAGTTTCTGCCGCAGGCTATGCGCTTTCTCAAAAACCCCCTTTTTCAAATAATCTATTTGCTTTAACACTTTTATCCATGTCTATACCTGGATTTATTAGGTTAGTCCCATTATATATTTTATTTGCTAAAATGAATCTAACAAATACTTATTTTGGTATTATTTTTGCTATGCTTGGAACTCCATTTTCAGTATTTTTAATGAGGCAATTCTTTATAAGTATACCGATTGATTATCGTGAAAGTGCTTTACTTGATGGATGTTCTGAATGGAATGTTATTACAAAAATTTATTTACCAATAGCAAAACCAGCTTTAATAGTAGTAGCTTTAACAGAATTTATTAACTCATGGAATGAATTTACAATACCATTGGTTATGGTTTCAACATCTGAAATGGCCACTGTTCCTTTAGGAATTGCAACGTATATAACTGGATTAATGGGTGTGGATTGGGGGATAGCATCAGCAGCATCAGTTATAGGATCATTACCAACGATAATACTTTTCATCATGTTAAGTGAACATTACATGAGAGGATTAGTTACTCTTGCTTTAAAAAGATAA
- a CDS encoding sugar ABC transporter permease — protein MILTIILSFFKLEYLIVSTPEFIGFKNYEALAQDNIFWIAFKNSLFYILAMLPSIFIISLIIAEMLLKIRKFRRIFMIILIIPYIISYVISSAIWRAMYMPSIGFLSDICLKLFHKNINFLSKEYVILSISLSHVWRDIGYFSLIFLSGLLSIPKEYYEAAKIDGAKSRQTFFHITLPLLKPVIFLVTFMLIIYALFLFTSIFIISAGGPGYASTNLLWYAYQVGWINYKFGYTCSILTIFFLLVITIYIIQKKLLGGT, from the coding sequence ATGATTTTAACAATTATATTAAGTTTCTTTAAGCTTGAATATCTTATAGTATCAACACCCGAATTTATTGGATTTAAAAATTATGAAGCTTTAGCTCAAGATAATATTTTTTGGATTGCATTTAAAAATTCTCTTTTTTATATATTAGCAATGTTACCAAGTATCTTCATTATTTCTTTAATAATAGCTGAAATGTTATTAAAGATTAGGAAATTTAGAAGAATATTTATGATCATATTAATAATCCCTTATATAATTTCTTATGTTATTAGTTCAGCGATTTGGCGTGCAATGTATATGCCATCAATAGGATTTTTAAGCGACATATGTCTTAAGCTTTTCCATAAAAATATAAATTTTTTATCTAAGGAATATGTTATTTTAAGTATATCACTTTCTCATGTATGGAGGGACATAGGTTATTTCTCATTAATATTCTTAAGCGGCTTGCTTAGTATACCTAAGGAATATTATGAAGCAGCTAAGATTGATGGGGCGAAAAGTAGACAAACATTTTTTCATATCACATTACCACTTCTAAAACCAGTAATATTTTTAGTGACATTTATGCTTATTATTTATGCTTTATTTTTATTTACATCAATATTTATAATAAGTGCTGGTGGGCCCGGATATGCATCAACTAATTTACTTTGGTATGCATATCAAGTTGGTTGGATAAATTATAAATTTGGTTATACATGTAGCATATTAACCATATTTTTCTTATTAGTTATAACTATATATATCATTCAAAAGAAGTTGTTAGGTGGAACTTAA
- a CDS encoding sugar ABC transporter substrate-binding protein, whose product MNRKSITKIQAIIIVIVIIVVALAGISYYYLMPKPKIELELWFCPVKVGIEEDLTKLLSDFEKETNIKVSYLVVPWAELVDKLKAALAAGKGPDVTMVTGDRYASIQHLGGFLPLDDLAKEIRGDLIDPEGTLDFYVKGGHYYWIPFYGASSLAVINVDLFKEAGIPDEMIDKMASGEWTLNDFLYLLDKLRLDRDKDGVIDTWGYVYPGNTRATGVFLSWVHIFGGEVFDENGNPILDSPQVLEAVKFIASLKPYMPPGFESITPEISEYWPAGRQGIHIYATTLPYVSDLWPKNYPNLHFKVVTQPIGPTGKVEIWWEPGGLAMFKTCPPEKQDAAKKLIKYFISPKGQEWIVKSVKREPVMKGPYYDMLREVVKGTAGEDFLNLILKFRANAHRPKPFPYHAAITAIYNEEMHLVLIGEKTPEQAVKDMQKRALEAIKG is encoded by the coding sequence ATGAATAGAAAATCAATAACCAAAATTCAAGCAATAATAATTGTCATTGTAATAATAGTTGTTGCACTAGCAGGCATTTCATATTATTACTTAATGCCTAAGCCTAAGATAGAATTGGAATTATGGTTTTGTCCCGTCAAAGTAGGAATTGAAGAAGATCTAACTAAATTATTAAGCGATTTTGAAAAAGAAACTAATATAAAAGTATCATATTTGGTTGTTCCATGGGCTGAACTTGTAGATAAACTAAAAGCAGCTTTAGCTGCAGGTAAGGGGCCTGATGTAACTATGGTTACAGGCGATCGTTATGCTTCAATACAGCATCTTGGTGGCTTTCTTCCATTAGACGATTTAGCTAAAGAAATTCGTGGAGACCTTATAGACCCTGAAGGCACACTAGATTTTTATGTTAAAGGTGGACATTATTATTGGATACCATTTTATGGTGCTAGTTCTTTGGCGGTTATAAATGTAGATTTATTTAAAGAAGCTGGTATACCAGATGAAATGATAGATAAAATGGCAAGTGGAGAATGGACTTTGAATGATTTTCTTTATTTACTTGATAAACTCAGATTAGACAGAGATAAAGATGGAGTTATAGATACTTGGGGATATGTATACCCAGGTAATACTAGGGCTACTGGTGTTTTCTTAAGTTGGGTACATATTTTTGGGGGAGAAGTATTTGATGAAAATGGCAATCCAATTCTCGACTCACCTCAAGTACTAGAAGCTGTAAAGTTTATAGCTAGTTTGAAACCTTACATGCCGCCTGGATTTGAATCCATCACTCCAGAGATTTCTGAATATTGGCCTGCTGGTAGGCAAGGAATACACATATATGCAACAACTTTACCATACGTATCTGATCTATGGCCTAAAAATTATCCTAATTTGCATTTCAAAGTAGTTACTCAACCTATCGGACCCACAGGTAAAGTGGAAATATGGTGGGAACCGGGAGGCTTAGCTATGTTCAAAACTTGTCCTCCAGAAAAACAAGATGCTGCTAAAAAATTAATAAAATACTTTATAAGTCCAAAAGGGCAAGAATGGATTGTTAAATCTGTAAAAAGAGAGCCTGTAATGAAAGGTCCATATTACGATATGTTAAGAGAAGTTGTTAAAGGTACAGCAGGAGAAGATTTCTTAAATTTAATTCTAAAATTTAGAGCTAATGCTCATAGGCCAAAACCATTTCCTTATCATGCTGCAATAACAGCAATATATAATGAAGAAATGCATTTGGTTCTAATAGGAGAAAAAACACCAGAACAAGCAGTCAAAGATATGCAAAAAAGAGCCTTGGAGGCAATCAAAGGCTAA